A DNA window from Aminipila luticellarii contains the following coding sequences:
- a CDS encoding S-layer homology domain-containing protein produces MRRICTILLCGVFVCVGAYVTTSPSYAAHWADQYLNNLVSQQIMRGDDEGNLYPDNSITRAEFVAMMNRAFGYSQKGSVSFNDVPEEAWYYDDIGIAKKQGYFTGIYPDTAGPDKPLKREEAVTMLCRALKIEGVQSDSLQFSDSRTFSSWSKDYINAAVEKHFLTGYPDQTFKPADYMKRGEMAKVLSDVAGEIVKEKGSNYIGYANGNVSVVQTGASLRNTIVPGDLYITAGMGTGYTELDNLTVGGDLIISGTGNAESGQVSVILTDCDIHNLVIDSGDTNTMSVRAEGGSVIETTTVKSNAYLEEDDSRGTAFKDVILKGPSGTTLNLSGDFDNVSVKAPNNKISVDQGTVDSLTVDEDAVKGSVFIQKDASVNVLYCDTATVVTGTGDIDEISINANGCNISMLPEHIYIRPGVTAIVNGQTMTSLDAEANNADPEFMDDYPKYEDLTSTSVKLLAKTNKPGKVYWAVKNIDLVASGMDEDEVMNPDKRYVVKSGTVSVVGEKEITINVGGLKSGTRYEYYMVFEDFKEETTDVEDEDFMTVDVVAPQFLNGTPRIVSSTKDSFTMVAMPSKKVTMYWAVLPNKAVPPTVESLSDLKVSGALALGSEANCAMNDPKEILMRGAGEKQLAESVTYDIYMVMEDDSDNLSRLAKVTGITLDQTNPEFIEGYPWNEPGAATALNIRHMSNEAGTLYWAVYPFDFSFPPVEDYDSITDSAIKKELQIRAITTGQKAVKNGKVTVTEKKDATLNIGGLAKQTPYDLYFVLMDKAGNYSEPKALKGVKTLDKTAPVASMDFDKVLEGNPLVSSNISVTFDEIVYYDGAEKDVRLTQVPADQKADVLKSMFSVHDLLSPSKPDYLADIDYDKVVIGEKDGKTVVTFPQEAFGGGTGLNSGGIYQFELNNVVDSDGNAMSQATLLKSFKIVAPQVYMTRYNGSATLANNEIGFSLKKADGVNSDKYFDVIIQTDQLITFDLYIDDESNGGAAATPAATGIRLEAGQARSVASMLSSSSYQPFMDVKNTHYRLAIRNFKAIDESRQNSWDGTLNIQAMAVIGEPYSLTNLGTDILNKKNPIDIVKNNADTVIVSNPEVFGVKRVYADSEEPQLIGDITYTTYDTAANVVFMTDKAATLYYVVTPKVNVDGKAAPTVDQILAGQPSYLNSQHGQINILDGQVEYQQLLEGLTPETAYKFFYVLKGQAADKLTVKNAEVDADGKFTADFTTTEELTPILTEGPVPSGTSNTISVEMLGTANTPTKVYWVMYTGGAYTNSSGTTSLTPEQVIQLSNTDGTVVDSGNFSVTTANDLNELKDGLQFAFTCKNMEPTKTYDVFVALQSEYSNKISPQVYFYKNVRSKDATPPYIVSTATTIKSYSTNSNTNITKYKGTVTVRFSEPLYYKNSLAGDEMYPLTMTDLVNTNGGSAKEDGLITFDSTGVTVAAKVYSTSDGDNGKYPITGIDFTFTGIQDGSTIGLNAEIYDRGGWRAGQFVMTFVENEADRKKSHFEVEFVTGEKKDSSTSTGE; encoded by the coding sequence ATGAGAAGAATATGTACGATATTACTGTGCGGAGTATTTGTATGCGTCGGAGCTTATGTTACTACGAGTCCAAGTTATGCGGCACACTGGGCAGATCAATATCTGAACAATCTGGTCTCCCAGCAGATCATGCGGGGAGATGACGAAGGAAATCTCTATCCTGACAATTCGATAACGAGAGCGGAGTTCGTTGCTATGATGAACAGAGCGTTTGGCTATAGTCAGAAGGGAAGCGTATCGTTTAATGATGTGCCGGAGGAAGCTTGGTATTATGACGATATTGGCATAGCAAAGAAACAGGGATACTTTACGGGCATTTATCCGGATACAGCAGGCCCGGATAAACCGCTGAAACGTGAGGAGGCTGTCACGATGCTTTGCCGTGCGCTGAAAATAGAAGGAGTTCAAAGTGACTCTCTCCAGTTTTCGGACAGCAGGACTTTTAGCAGCTGGAGCAAAGACTATATTAATGCGGCAGTAGAAAAGCATTTTCTGACCGGCTATCCGGATCAGACCTTCAAACCTGCGGACTATATGAAGCGCGGGGAAATGGCAAAGGTTCTGTCTGATGTAGCAGGAGAGATCGTAAAGGAAAAAGGCTCTAACTATATAGGATATGCCAACGGAAATGTTTCCGTGGTACAGACCGGAGCAAGCTTAAGAAATACCATTGTCCCGGGAGATTTATATATTACGGCGGGAATGGGGACCGGCTATACGGAATTGGACAACTTGACCGTAGGCGGGGATCTGATTATCAGCGGAACAGGAAATGCTGAAAGCGGGCAGGTGAGCGTTATACTGACCGACTGTGATATTCACAATCTGGTCATTGACTCGGGCGATACCAACACCATGAGTGTTCGTGCCGAAGGCGGCAGTGTTATAGAGACGACAACTGTAAAGAGCAACGCCTATCTGGAAGAAGACGATTCGAGAGGAACCGCCTTTAAAGACGTTATCTTAAAGGGACCCAGCGGAACTACTTTGAACCTTTCAGGAGACTTTGACAATGTATCCGTGAAAGCACCGAACAATAAGATCAGCGTAGATCAGGGAACGGTGGATTCCCTGACGGTAGATGAAGATGCTGTAAAAGGGTCCGTATTTATACAAAAGGATGCTTCGGTCAATGTACTGTATTGCGATACGGCTACCGTTGTGACCGGAACGGGAGACATCGATGAGATCTCCATTAATGCAAACGGGTGCAACATCTCCATGCTGCCGGAACACATTTACATCCGTCCGGGGGTCACGGCCATCGTCAACGGACAGACCATGACCAGCTTGGATGCAGAAGCGAACAATGCGGATCCGGAATTTATGGACGACTATCCAAAATATGAAGATCTGACCTCCACCAGCGTGAAGCTGCTGGCAAAGACCAACAAACCGGGCAAGGTGTACTGGGCTGTAAAGAATATTGACTTGGTGGCTTCCGGCATGGATGAGGACGAGGTCATGAATCCGGATAAGCGTTATGTGGTGAAATCCGGAACCGTCAGCGTAGTCGGTGAAAAAGAGATCACGATTAATGTGGGCGGTCTTAAGAGCGGCACCAGATATGAATATTATATGGTCTTTGAGGACTTTAAAGAAGAAACCACCGACGTGGAGGATGAAGATTTTATGACCGTGGATGTGGTGGCACCTCAGTTCTTAAACGGTACGCCTAGAATCGTAAGCTCCACAAAGGATTCCTTTACGATGGTGGCCATGCCGTCCAAGAAGGTCACCATGTACTGGGCCGTACTGCCGAACAAGGCAGTTCCGCCGACAGTGGAATCCCTGTCAGACTTAAAGGTTTCGGGCGCTCTTGCTTTAGGCAGTGAGGCAAACTGTGCAATGAATGATCCGAAGGAAATCCTCATGAGGGGAGCTGGCGAAAAGCAGCTGGCGGAAAGTGTGACCTATGACATCTACATGGTCATGGAGGATGACAGCGATAATTTGTCCAGACTGGCAAAGGTCACAGGCATTACCTTAGACCAGACCAATCCGGAGTTCATAGAAGGATACCCTTGGAATGAGCCGGGTGCCGCTACTGCTTTAAATATAAGGCACATGTCAAATGAAGCCGGTACCTTGTACTGGGCGGTATATCCTTTTGACTTTTCATTCCCTCCGGTGGAGGATTACGATTCCATAACGGATTCGGCAATCAAAAAAGAGCTGCAGATCAGAGCTATTACCACAGGACAGAAGGCAGTCAAAAACGGGAAAGTGACCGTAACGGAAAAAAAGGATGCTACATTGAATATTGGGGGACTTGCTAAGCAGACTCCTTATGATCTTTACTTTGTTCTGATGGATAAGGCAGGAAACTATTCGGAGCCTAAAGCATTAAAAGGGGTAAAGACTTTGGATAAGACTGCTCCGGTGGCATCCATGGACTTCGATAAGGTATTAGAAGGAAATCCGTTGGTCAGTTCCAACATCAGCGTAACGTTTGATGAAATCGTCTACTATGACGGAGCGGAAAAAGATGTCAGATTGACTCAGGTTCCGGCAGATCAAAAGGCAGATGTTTTAAAGAGCATGTTTTCCGTGCACGATTTGCTGTCCCCTTCCAAGCCGGACTACCTGGCGGACATTGATTATGATAAGGTGGTCATTGGAGAAAAGGACGGAAAGACCGTAGTAACCTTCCCGCAGGAGGCCTTTGGAGGCGGGACCGGACTGAACAGCGGCGGGATTTATCAATTTGAACTGAATAACGTGGTGGATTCCGACGGAAATGCCATGAGTCAGGCTACTTTGCTAAAATCCTTTAAAATCGTGGCACCTCAGGTATATATGACCCGTTATAACGGATCGGCAACATTAGCCAACAATGAAATCGGATTCAGTTTAAAAAAGGCAGATGGCGTGAACAGCGATAAATACTTTGACGTCATCATACAGACCGATCAGCTGATCACCTTTGATTTATATATTGACGACGAATCAAACGGGGGAGCCGCAGCGACTCCGGCAGCCACCGGTATCAGGCTAGAAGCCGGACAGGCCAGAAGCGTAGCTTCCATGCTGTCTTCCAGCAGCTATCAACCATTTATGGATGTAAAGAATACCCATTACAGATTGGCCATTCGAAACTTTAAGGCAATCGACGAATCCAGACAGAATTCATGGGACGGAACGTTAAACATTCAGGCCATGGCCGTGATAGGCGAGCCGTACAGTCTGACTAATCTGGGAACAGATATTCTGAACAAGAAAAATCCGATTGACATTGTGAAGAATAATGCGGATACAGTCATTGTCAGCAATCCGGAAGTGTTCGGTGTGAAGCGGGTATATGCAGATTCAGAAGAGCCGCAGCTGATTGGAGACATTACATACACCACCTATGATACGGCTGCAAATGTTGTGTTTATGACAGATAAAGCGGCAACTTTATATTATGTGGTTACGCCAAAAGTCAATGTAGATGGAAAGGCAGCGCCTACAGTAGATCAGATATTGGCAGGACAGCCGTCCTACTTGAACAGCCAGCACGGTCAGATCAATATTCTGGATGGCCAGGTGGAATACCAGCAGCTGCTGGAGGGACTAACTCCCGAAACAGCGTATAAATTCTTTTATGTTTTAAAAGGTCAGGCAGCCGATAAATTGACGGTAAAAAATGCGGAAGTGGATGCCGACGGTAAATTTACAGCTGATTTCACCACTACGGAAGAATTGACCCCAATATTGACAGAGGGACCTGTGCCGAGCGGAACCTCCAATACAATCTCGGTTGAAATGCTGGGAACAGCTAATACGCCGACAAAGGTATATTGGGTCATGTACACGGGAGGTGCTTATACCAATTCCTCCGGAACGACGAGTCTGACACCGGAGCAGGTCATTCAGCTGAGCAACACGGACGGTACCGTGGTAGATTCCGGAAACTTCTCCGTAACTACGGCGAACGACTTGAATGAACTGAAAGATGGTTTACAATTTGCATTTACTTGTAAGAATATGGAGCCGACAAAGACCTATGATGTTTTCGTAGCTCTTCAAAGTGAATATTCCAATAAAATATCTCCGCAGGTATACTTTTATAAAAATGTTCGGTCCAAGGATGCAACGCCGCCGTACATCGTATCGACTGCAACGACAATCAAGAGTTACAGTACAAACTCTAACACGAATATTACCAAATACAAGGGAACGGTAACCGTTCGGTTCAGCGAACCATTGTATTACAAGAATTCGCTGGCAGGAGATGAAATGTATCCGTTGACGATGACAGATCTTGTCAATACCAACGGTGGTTCCGCAAAGGAAGACGGATTAATTACCTTTGACAGTACTGGCGTTACAGTAGCGGCCAAGGTATATTCCACAAGTGATGGAGACAATGGTAAGTATCCGATTACAGGAATTGATTTCACCTTTACAGGAATCCAGGATGGAAGTACCATTGGTCTTAATGCTGAAATCTACGACAGGGGCGGATGGCGCGCCGGACAGTTTGTCATGACCTTCGTGGAAAATGAAGCAGACCGTAAAAAATCGCATTTTGAAGTGGAATTTGTCACAGGCGAGAAAAAAGACAGTTCTACCAGTACGGGTGAATAA